From the genome of Hymenobacter cellulosilyticus, one region includes:
- a CDS encoding catalase, whose amino-acid sequence MEESTQPKKLTTAAGRPIFDNQNSVSAGARGPLLLQDYFLHEKLAHFNRERIPERVVHAKGSGAYGTFTVTHDITHLTRAKLFSKVGNECRMFARFSTVGGEKGSADTERDPRGFALKFYTEDGNWDLVGNNTPVFFVKDPVKFPDFIHTQKREARSNLKSPTMMWDFWSLNPESLHQVTILMSDRGTPYGYRHMHGYGSHTFSLINAQNERVWVKFHFRTEQGVKNFSSDDSAQMKAQDADFAQHDLVAAIDNGNFPRWKMFIQTMTQEQARTFRWNPFDLTKVWPQGEFPLQEVGVMELNEVPVNYHAHVEQAAFAPAHVVDGIGYSPDKMLQGRLLGYPDAQRYRLGANYEHLPVNACPYGFSNYQRDGQMALGNNGGPGPNYFPNSFDGPVEDKTVGEPAEQLDGLYADRYDRNEGPGDNDHYTQPGNLFRLLDAQAQRNLIDNIVGSMSGISGPKKDLIVQRQLCHWFRADIRLGMAIAKGLGVDVEMPTQHVAAAAV is encoded by the coding sequence ATGGAAGAATCTACTCAACCCAAGAAGCTGACCACGGCGGCGGGCCGCCCGATTTTCGACAACCAGAACTCGGTATCGGCCGGGGCCCGGGGCCCATTGCTGCTGCAAGACTACTTCCTGCACGAAAAGCTGGCTCACTTCAACCGGGAGCGGATTCCGGAGCGCGTGGTGCACGCCAAGGGCTCCGGGGCCTACGGCACCTTCACCGTGACCCACGACATCACCCACCTGACCCGGGCCAAGCTCTTCAGCAAAGTCGGCAACGAGTGCCGCATGTTTGCCCGCTTCAGCACCGTGGGCGGCGAGAAAGGTTCGGCCGACACCGAGCGGGACCCCCGCGGCTTCGCCCTGAAATTCTACACCGAAGACGGCAACTGGGACCTGGTGGGCAATAACACGCCCGTGTTCTTCGTGAAAGACCCGGTGAAGTTTCCCGACTTTATCCACACCCAGAAGCGCGAAGCCCGCTCCAATCTGAAGAGCCCCACAATGATGTGGGACTTCTGGAGTCTAAACCCCGAAAGCCTGCACCAGGTCACGATTCTGATGTCGGACCGGGGCACGCCCTACGGCTACCGCCACATGCACGGCTACGGCTCCCACACCTTCTCGCTGATTAATGCCCAGAACGAGCGGGTATGGGTGAAATTCCACTTCCGCACCGAGCAGGGCGTGAAGAATTTCAGCAGCGACGACTCGGCCCAGATGAAGGCCCAGGACGCCGACTTTGCCCAGCACGATTTGGTAGCGGCCATCGACAACGGCAATTTCCCCCGCTGGAAGATGTTCATCCAGACCATGACCCAGGAGCAGGCCCGCACCTTCCGCTGGAACCCCTTCGATTTGACGAAGGTGTGGCCCCAGGGCGAGTTTCCGCTCCAGGAAGTGGGCGTGATGGAGCTCAACGAAGTACCCGTCAACTACCACGCCCACGTCGAACAGGCCGCCTTTGCCCCCGCTCACGTGGTGGATGGCATCGGCTACTCGCCCGATAAAATGCTGCAGGGCCGCCTGCTGGGCTACCCCGATGCCCAGCGCTACCGCCTGGGGGCCAACTACGAGCACCTGCCCGTAAATGCCTGCCCCTACGGCTTCAGCAACTACCAGCGCGACGGCCAGATGGCCCTCGGCAACAACGGCGGCCCCGGCCCCAACTACTTCCCCAACTCCTTCGACGGCCCGGTGGAAGACAAGACTGTAGGGGAACCCGCCGAGCAGCTCGACGGCCTTTATGCCGACCGCTATGACCGCAACGAAGGCCCCGGCGACAACGACCACTACACCCAGCCCGGCAACCTGTTTCGCCTGCTCGACGCCCAGGCCCAACGCAACCTCATCGATAACATCGTGGGCTCGATGAGTGGCATCAGCGGCCCGAAGAAGGACCTCATCGTGCAGCGTCAGCTCTGCCACTGGTTCCGCGCCGACATCCGTCTGGGCATGGCCATTGCCAAGGGCTTGGGAGTTGATGTGGAAATGCCCACGCAACATGTAGCCGCCGCTGCGGTTTAA
- a CDS encoding SdiA-regulated domain-containing protein translates to MRNLLFSLLALSASCSSPATDSAHLASASEDLPVQTVGQRTTGPAPTAAMAYDFSRPAATYPMPAELAELSGIALAGTTHITGVEDETGNLYEYNLSTKKVDRVIPFGGSGDYEDLARVGSDWFIMRSDGKLFRYAGGKTEEFETGLSFANETEGLTYDAASKTLLVACKAEPGAGLSYSQRAIYRLQPGTFKAEAKPAYVLDVDAIRNSSPAAEAEKSGKKGKKKSSGKSFSPSAVAVHPVTQHVFVLSAKQNGIVELDQNGQLLAAQPLPADLFPQAEGLAFAPNGDLYVATEAKDADQAMIHLFRVQAR, encoded by the coding sequence ATGAGAAACCTGCTTTTTTCTTTGCTCGCCCTGTCAGCCTCGTGTAGCTCTCCCGCTACCGACTCAGCCCATCTGGCCTCTGCTTCAGAGGATTTGCCGGTGCAGACGGTCGGCCAGCGCACTACCGGGCCGGCCCCCACGGCGGCCATGGCCTACGACTTTTCCCGCCCGGCGGCTACCTACCCTATGCCTGCTGAGCTAGCCGAGCTGTCGGGCATTGCCCTGGCCGGCACCACCCATATTACCGGTGTCGAAGACGAAACCGGCAACCTCTACGAGTACAACCTCAGCACCAAGAAAGTCGATCGGGTCATTCCCTTCGGCGGCAGCGGCGACTACGAAGACCTGGCCCGCGTGGGCTCCGACTGGTTTATCATGCGCAGCGACGGGAAGCTGTTTCGCTACGCTGGTGGCAAAACCGAGGAGTTTGAAACCGGGCTGAGCTTTGCCAACGAAACCGAGGGCCTGACCTACGACGCGGCCTCCAAAACTTTGCTGGTGGCCTGCAAAGCCGAGCCGGGTGCCGGACTTTCCTACAGCCAACGGGCCATTTACCGTCTGCAACCCGGCACTTTCAAGGCCGAAGCCAAACCCGCGTACGTGCTGGATGTAGACGCCATTCGGAACTCCAGCCCCGCGGCCGAGGCAGAAAAGTCGGGCAAGAAGGGTAAAAAGAAGAGTAGCGGTAAGAGCTTCTCGCCCTCGGCCGTGGCCGTGCACCCGGTTACCCAGCACGTATTTGTGTTGTCGGCCAAGCAAAACGGCATCGTGGAGCTCGACCAAAACGGCCAGCTCCTGGCGGCCCAGCCTTTGCCCGCCGACTTGTTTCCCCAGGCCGAAGGGTTGGCTTTTGCCCCCAACGGCGACTTGTATGTAGCCACCGAAGCCAAGGATGCCGACCAGGCTATGATTCACTTGTTTCGGGTGCAGGCTCGCTAG